One part of the Vicia villosa cultivar HV-30 ecotype Madison, WI linkage group LG6, Vvil1.0, whole genome shotgun sequence genome encodes these proteins:
- the LOC131610196 gene encoding uncharacterized protein LOC131610196, protein MKMPPISHKIEQFTHAASTQSNSVSVNGFWSNNCGDVSYNQLQKFWIDLSLQDRQELLRIDKQSLFEHARKNMYCSRCNGLLLEGFLQIVMYGKSLQQEGVGTQFACNTLGGLKKQTNGGSSFIKGCQDEISDPSVHPWGGLTTTREGSLTLMTCYLYSKSLKGLQTVFDGARARERERELLYPDACGGAGRGWISQGIVSYGRGHGTRETCALHTARLSCDTLVDFWSALGEETRFSLLRMKEEDFMERLMFRFDSKRFCRDCRRNVIREFKELKELKRMRREPRCSSWFCVADSAFQYEVSDDSVQADWRQTFPDTLGTYHHFEWAVGTSEGKSDILEFKSVGLNGCAKASSLDLGGLSACFITLRAWRLDGRCSELCVKAHSLKGQQCVHCRLIVGDGYVTITKGESIRRFFEHAEEAEEEEDDDSVDKDGNDLDGECSRPQKHAKSPELAREFLLDAATVIFKEQVEKAFREGTARQNAHSIFVCLALKLLEERVHVACKEIITLEKQMKLLEEEEKEKREEEERKERRRTKEREKKLRRKERLKGKEKGREKACSESIDIIGSSEISKEELAAGTDMDQNNLISGGSSVVETDEVNHSDDSANIQDKELSSENDTLRIEHLSDDDCDEENSNTNDETGQQSTVEQSMVSPQRLRYRKEFPPDEMPIKWSDRRQYATVSENGGMVGKTESRHHGESLLTSSRVVNGLNRQSRISVPAKSNGRNVSPKYGEKFYNNKNRMNDRCEIHSCSCSPNSEYKMRVDQHSPVTRVSRESKPAGQYESAKQFYRGSKYNQVDYMHENNGRNKSKIILGNYSSRDLFQSKKVWEPTESLKKYHHNNSDSGVILRSTEVQEAQPDPIKSSIEEIVDSGENDYNDCNSKHLSRMDAGCQNDFLAKVEGSCSSKEIASEESGICATGGSVLNNSSDPTQSSTFSSDSCSSCLSEGDNNTSSNRENQGSSTTSDSEDVSQRSEVRDNLTCVENVLSDCHETAIENNQTVNGESLSRSSNSLIGPSLDERRDAFESSVEIAQNFDNGFSTTNVSTQPQSMLPPASNQNIQFPSFQAPSTMNYFHQNPVSWPAAPTNGLMSFPYPSHYLFAGPLGYGLNEDPHFCLQYGSLQQQTLSFNPAIPVYQPVARANVLNSDEWTRVSKPASLQEHINGSIAERIVSSGNNLKKPAVNGEIKHDRSAKSQENNGDFSLFHFGGPVALSTGCKSTHASSNGDAVGDYSLKSSADHAEKVHTCNKKDTTTMEEYSLFAASNNLRFSIF, encoded by the exons ATGAAAATGCCACCAATATCGCACAAGATTGAACAATTCACTCATGCCGCATCTACGCAATCTAATTCAGTTTCTGTTAACGGATTTTGGTCTAATAATTGTGGCGACGTTAGCTACAATCAGCTTCAGAAG TTTTGGATTGACTTGTCACTACAAGATCGCCAAGAACTTCTTAGGATTGACAAGCAATCTCTTTTCGAGCATGCTCGTAAAAACATGTACTGCTCCAGATGCAATGGATTGCTTCTCGAAGGATTTTTGCAAATTGTTATGTATGGGAAGTCTTTGCAGCAAGAAGGGGTGGGTACTCAatttgcttgtaacacacttggaGGTTTGAAAAAGCAAACTAATGGTGGATCAAGCTTTATAAAAGGGTGCCAAGATGAAATTTCAGATCCATCTGTCCATCCTTGGGGAGGCCTGACCACAACGCGTGAGGGCTCATTAACGCTTATGACCTGCTATTTGTATTCAAAATCTCTAAAAGGATTGCAAACT GTCTTTGATGGCGCACGTGCTAGGGAGCGGGAAAGAGAACTGCTTTATCCTGATGCCTGTGGTGGGGCAGGCCGAGGTTGGATTAGCCAAGGCATAGTGAGTTATGGCAGAGGACATGGAACAAGAGAAACATGCGCCTTGCACACTGCCAGACTTTCATGTGATACACTGGTAGACTTTTGGTCAGCGCTTGGAGAGGAGACTCGATTTTCTCTTCTAAGGATGAAGGAAGAAGATTTTATGGAGAGACTTATGTTCAG GTTTGATAGCAAGAGATTTTGCCGAGATTGTAGAAGAAATGTTATTAGAGAATTCAAGGAACTAAAGGAACTGAAACGCATGCGCAGAGAACCTCGTTGCAGCAGCTGGTTTTGTGTTGCTGACTCAGCTTTTCAGTATGAG GTATCTGACGACTCGGTTCAAGCTGATTGGCGTCAGACATTTCCAGATACTCTAGGAACCTACCATCATTTTGAGTGGGCTGTGGGCACAAGTGAAGGAAAATCTGACATTTTGGAATTTAAAAGTGTTGGATTGAATGGATGTGCCAAAGCCAGCAGCCTTGATCTTGGTGGTTTGAGTGCATGTTTCATCACTCTCCGAGCTTGGAGATTAGATGGACGATGTTCTGAACTTTGTGTTAAGGCTCACTCGTTGAAAGGTCAGCAGTGCGTACATTGCAGATTAATTGTAGGAGATGGTTATGTCACAATTACGAAAGGGGAAAGTATCCGAAGATTCTTTGAGCATGCTGAAGAGGCTGAGGAGGAAGAG GATGATGATTCAGTTGATAAGGATGGAAATGATCTTGATGGAGAATGCTCTCGTCCCCAAAAGCATGCAAAAAGCCCTGAACTGGCTCGGGAATTTCTGCTAGATGCTGCTACTGTTATTTTTAAAGAGCAG GTTGAAAAAGCTTTCAGAGAAGGAACAGCGCGTCAAAATGCACACAGCATATTTGTCTGTCTTGCACTAAAATTGCTGGAGGAGCGAGTGCATGTAGCATGCAAAGAAATCATTACGTTAGAAAAGCAG ATGAAActtcttgaagaagaagaaaaagaaaaacgtgAAGAAGAAGAACGGAAAGAGAGGAGAAGAACAAAGgaaagggagaaaaaacttcggAGGAAGGAAAGactaaaaggaaaggaaaaaggaagagaaaaagCATGTTCTGAATCAATTGATATtattggttcttcagaaatctcAAAAGAAGAATTAGCTGCTGGTACTGATATGGATCAAAATAATCTTATTAGTGGCGGGAGTTCAGTTGTTGAAACAGATGAAGTCAATCATAGTGACGATTCTGCTAACATCCAAGATAAAGAACTCTCCAGTGAGAATGATACTTTGAGAATAGAACATCTTTCTGATGATGATTGTGATGAAGAAAATTCCAACACAAATGATGAGACAGGTCAGCAGTCTACGGTTGAACAATCAATGGTTTCTCCTCAAAGACTGAGATACAGGAAAGAATTTCCACCGGATGAGATGCCTATCAAGTGGTCTGACAGACGCCAATATGCCACTGTTTCTGAGAATGGTGGGATGGTTGGTAAAACCGAATCAAGACATCATGGAGAGAGTCTGTTGACATCATCGAGGGTAGTTAATGGATTGAATAGGCAATCCAGGATAAGTGTTCCTGCAAAGTCCAATGGTCGAAATGTTAGTCCGAAGTATGGCGAGAAATTTTACAATAACAAGAACCGGATGAATGACAGATGTGAAATTCATTCTTGCAGCTGTAGTCCAAATAGTGAATATAAGATGAGAGTTGATCAACATTCTCCTGTGACAAGAGTTAGTCGGGAGTCAAAACCTGCCGGTCAATATGAATCTGCTAAGCAATTTTATCGAGGAAGTAAGTATAATCAAGTAGACTATATGCATGAGAATAATGgaagaaacaaaagcaaaatcatTTTGGGGAACTATTCCAGTAGGGATTTGTTTCAATCAAAAAAGGTTTGGGAGCCTACGGAGTCTCTGAAGAAATATCACCATAATAATTCAGACTCTGGTGTTATTTTGAGGTCCACTGAAGTTCAAGAAGCTCAGCCTGATCCTATCAAGTCATCTATTGAGGAAATTGTTGATTCCGGTGAAAATGATTACAATGACTGTAATTCAAAGCATTTAAGTAGAATGGATGCAGGCTGTCAAAATGATTTTCTGGCTAAAGTTGAAGGTTCTTGTAGCTCTAAGGAAATTGCTTCTGAGGAATCTGGAATATGCGCAACTGGAGGCTCTGTCTTGAACAATTCTTCTGATCCTACCCAAAGTAGCACTTTTAGTTCTGACAGCTGCTCATCATGTCTAAGTGAGGGTGACAATAATACATCATCTAACCGAGAAAATCAAGGATCCTCAACCACATCAGATTCTGAAGATGTTAGCCAACGGTCTGAAGTTAGAGATAATTTAACTTGTGTGGAAAACGTGCTGTCCGATTGTCATGAAACTGCCATAGAGAATAACCAGACTGTAAATGGTGAGAGTCTGTCCAGAAGTTCAAATTCACTTATTGGCCCATCCTTGGATGAAAGAAGGGATGCATTTGAGAGTTCTGTGGAAATTGCCCAAAATTTTGATAATGGGTTTTCCACTACTAATGTGAGTACTCAACCTCAAAGCATGCTTCCTCCGGCatcaaatcaaaatattcaatttcCTTCATTTCAAGCTCCTTCAACAATGAATTATTTTCATCAAAATCCAGTTTCATGGCCAGCAGCTCCAACAAATGGTTTGATGTCATTCCCATACCCAAGTCATTACTTGTTTGCTGGCCCTCTTGGATATGGCTTAAATGAAGACCCACACTTTTGTTTGCAGTATGGTTCCTTACAGCAACAAACCCTCTCGTTTAACCCTGCCATTCCAGTTTATCAGCCAGTTGCCAGAGCTAATGTCTTAAATTCAGACGAATGGACACGAGTTTCCAAGCCTGCTTCCTTGCAGGAGCATATTAACGGATCTATTGCAGAAAGGATTGTTTCATCTGGAAACAATTTGAAAAAACCAGCAGTCAATGGAGAAATTAAACATGATCGTTCTGCCAAGTCACAAGAGAATAACGGTGACTTTTCCTTGTTTCATTTTGGCGGGCCTGTAGCCCTCTCAACAGGTTGTAAATCGACTCATGCTTCTTCAAATGGCGATGCTGTTGGTGATTATAGCCTGAAAAGTTCCGCGGATCATGCCGAAAAGGTCCATACTTGCAATAAGAAAGATACCACCACCATGGAGGAATACAGTTTGTTTGCTGCAAGTAATAACTTAaggttttcaattttttaa